In a single window of the Zea mays cultivar B73 chromosome 5, Zm-B73-REFERENCE-NAM-5.0, whole genome shotgun sequence genome:
- the LOC109939923 gene encoding uncharacterized protein, with protein sequence MSSRLKLQGASVPEGALSLARWNSVLLQRCVSDLEVANVDMARQYSDLEEKYSQGQTELARWCSDLEEKYSQGQTELARVSASLNDVNTLNSTLHAQLNSEKEEKRALATSRDNLDKLYRDASNSLTILERSHRFTREELDNHRYKLQEPLDDVIRLKQLVSTKDAVIKDLRASKKSVAQELETARLAVKVAEETSATLRAQRDKAMDKAIRAGRILMRRPGVVVPDDIMADVNAAPDSSSHPSSSVAPEKNTAK encoded by the exons ATGTCTAGTcggctgaagttgcagggtgcctctgtcccagaaggagctttgtctctggcgcGTTGGAATTCAGTGCTGCTTCAGCGGTGTGTATCTGATTTGGAGGTGGCAAATGTCG atatggctcggcagtactctgatcttgaagaaaaatattctcaaggtcagactgaactggcccgatggtgctctgatcttgaagaaaaatattctcaaggtcagactgaactggcccgggtttctgcttctctgaatgatgttaacacgctgaactctactctccatgctcagctcaactctgaaaag GAAGAAAAGCGTGCCCTCGCtacttctcgtgacaaccttgacaagctatACCGCGACGCCAGCAattcgttgaccatcttggagaggagtcatcgcttcaccagggaggagttagataatcatcgttataagctgcaagaaCCCTTGGACGATGTGATTCGCCTCAAGCAGTTGGTGTCGACCAAAGatgctgtcatcaaggatctgcgtgcttccaagaaatctgtcgcccaggagctagaaaccgctcggttggctgtcaaggttgctgaagagacttctgctactctgagggcccagcgcgataaagctatggataaagctattcgcgcggggcggatcctgatgaggagacctggtgtggttgttcctgacgacataatGGCAGATGTGAAcgccgctcctgattcctcaagtcacccctcttcgtcggttgctcctgagaagaacactGCCAAATAG